One genomic segment of Erythrolamprus reginae isolate rEryReg1 chromosome 2, rEryReg1.hap1, whole genome shotgun sequence includes these proteins:
- the LOC139159855 gene encoding zinc finger protein 665-like — protein MEPGKLLDPPSDTSSPPKIHGRTHECSECGKNFARRSLLLTHRKDHVGNKSRKALEAEKSFYGKNDKDLRKPPTLKAYKCEGCGLCFSHKSNLLLHQKIHTGEKPYQCLECGKFFRQKTTLRNHERIHTGEKPYKCWECGKSFSQKSGLCYHEKSHAGIKSYKCFDCGKCFGHTSSLQNHWKTHTGEKNEKCLECGKCFTQKTTLVRHQRIHTGERPYECTECERRFMGPSDLRRHQMRHKGEKPYECEVCGESFITQTEVKNHERIHTGEKPFKCGECGEGFSQKGSLGSHQRVHTGEKPYSCLDCGKCFREGNDLWRHHITHTGEKPYQCIDCGRSFNRKSALEMHKKIHTGEKKYKCLDCGRAFTQSSALRNHSRIHTGEKPHKCSDCDKCF, from the coding sequence ATGGAGCCTGGGAAACTCTTGGATCCCCCGTCAGATACAAGCAGCCCTCCGAAAATCCACGGAAGAACCCATGAATGCTCAGAGTGTGGGAAAAACTTTGCTCGCAGGTCCCTCCTTTTGACCCACAGGAAGGACCATGTAGGAAATAAATCCAGGAAAGCTTTGGAGGCTGAGAAATCCTTCTATGGGAAAAACGACAAAGATCTCAGGAAGCCCCCAACACTAAAAGCCTATAAGTGTGAAGGATGTGGCTTATGCTTTAGTCACAAGTCAAACCTTCTTTTACACCAGaaaatccacacaggagagaaaccctatcaatgtctggaatgtggGAAGTTTTTCCGTCAAAAAACCACTCTGAGAAACCACGagagaatccacacaggggagaaaccttacAAGTGTTGGGAATGTGGGAAGAGCTTTTCTCAGAAGTCAGGTCTTTGTTACCATGAGAAGTCTCATGCAGGAATCAAATCTTACAAATGctttgattgtgggaaatgttttggcCATACTTCATCTCTTCAGAATCATTGGAAaacacacacaggggagaaaaacGAAAAGTGCCtcgaatgtgggaaatgttttacccAGAAAACAACTCTGGTGCGACATCAGAGAATTCACACTGGAGAGAGACCCTATGAATGCACAGAATGTGAAAGAAGATTTATGGGTCCTTCTGACCTTCGGAGACACCAGATGAGGCACAAAGGAGAAAAACCCTATGAATGTGAGGTGTGTGGGGAAAGCTTTATTACACAAACAGAGGTTAAAAATCACGAGAGAATCCACACGGGAGAGAAGCCATTCAAATGTGGGGAGTGTGGGGAAGGCTTTTCTCAAAAAGGATCCCTTGGAAGCCATCAGAgggtccacacaggagagaagccctacAGCTGCCTAGACTGTGGGAAATGCTTTAGAGAGGGGAATGACCTTTGGAGACATCACAtaacccacacaggggagaagccatatcaaTGCATCGATTGTGGAAGAAGTTTTAATAGGAAATCAGCCCTTGAAATGCATAAAAAAATCCACAcgggggaaaaaaaatacaaatgtttAGACTGTGGGAGAGCATTTACTCAATCATCTGCCCTTAGAAATCACAGCCGAATccatacaggagaaaaacctcACAAATGCTCAGACTGCGATAaatgtttttag